CCGGAATACGCTTCGCTATTCCGCCCTACCGCCCTTAGTACCGTCGGGCGGTGTCAGCTTATCGAACAAATCAGGCGTCTCGTTGTCACGCCGCCGACCAAGCCCTTCACCCCGATGAAAGCAAGGGTGCTTGACGCGTCCAAGACCCTTGGCTCCCTCGAAGTGCGCCCAACCACCACGTGAACCTCCTCCGAATGAGTGGACACCTGTAGTAGGCTCGTTGAGCCCGGAGGTGTCGAATGGAACGTCAACGTCGGTCATTTACCGAAGAGTACAAGCGCCAAGCGGTCGAGCTGGTGGCGTCGAGCCGTCGCTCGGTCACGTCGGTGGCCAAGGAACTCGGTCTGCGCGACTCGGTGCTGCGGCGCTGGGTGGACAAGTTCCGGCAGGGGCCGACATCGGCGGCGTGGCGCCCCACCACGCAGGCGACGCCGATGTCGGCGGACCAGGCCTCGGAGATCGCCCGGTTGCGCCAGGAGAACGAACGGCTGCGTATGGAGCGCGACATTTTAAAAAAGTCGATCGCGATCTTTGCCGGAACCCGGACATGAGCTTCCGTTTCATCGAGGACCACCGCGACACCTATCCGGTGCGGTTGATGTGTGCCGTGCTCGAGGTCTCGCCAGCCGGCTATTACGCCTGGCGTGATCGCCCGGTGAGTGAGCGAACAAAATCCAATGCCACGCTCCTGGCTGCAATCCGGCAAGTCCATCAAGACAGCAGCGGGCGCTACGGCAGTCCCCGCGTCCATACCGTCCTGCGGAGGCAGGGCCGTGGCGCCAGCCGCGGCCGGATCGAGCGGATGATGCGTCGGCACGGTATCCGCGCCATCATGGCACCGCCGCGCCGTGTGCGCACCACCGACAGCCGTCACGACCTGCCGATCGCACCGAACCTGATCGCGCGCGACTTCACGGCCCCAGCCCCGAACCGGGTCTGGCTCGCCGATATCACCTATATCCCGACCGCGGAGGGGTGGCTGTACCTGGCGGCCGTCATGGATCTCTTCAGCCGAAAGATCGTCGGCTGGGCCATGCGGGATCATATGCAGGTCGAACTCGCTTCCGCGGCGCTGACGATGGCCATCCAGCAGCAACGCCCGCAGGCCGGATTGATCCACCACTCCGATCGCGGCGTGCAGTATGCCTCACACGCCTATCGCAACACTCTCACGGCCGCCGGCATCACCGCATCGATGAGCCGCAAGGCCGATTGCTACGACAATGCCCCGATGGAGAGCTTCTTCCATACCCTGAAGACCGAGCTCGTTCATCATCGCAACTACAAGACTCGCGCCGAGGCCCAGCGCGATATCTTCACCTTCATCGAGGGCTTCTACAACCGAACCCGGCTCCATTCCGCCATCGGGTATATCGCCCCGATCGAGATGGAGCTAAAAGCCGCTTAAACCCGTCCACTTTTTCGGGGGAAGATCAACGTTTCATATGCACGCTGATAACAACTGCGCCACAGTGAGGACAGGGATGACGATAGGTCTGAGCTCGTCGCTTGCTTCGTTCGGGACGTAGCTCCCAAGTCTCGCGAACGAAGGTCGTACCACCCGACTCTAAACGCCGCGGGTGCGACTGACGGTGAATCCAATGACTCCTCATTTAGATCGCTCCATCAAGGGTCAGGTGAGGCCGCGTGGCGGCGCTGGCAATGAAGCGCGGAAGTCTCTGGACTTCACCGGCTACTGGCAGCGCCACCTCGCCGACTAGGCCTTTCTGATCGGCTGCACGTCATCCTTGCGGAGCCTCACCAAGAAGCGGGCATACTGTTCGGTCGCATGTTCGTCCGCGCGCTGGCGATCAACACCGGACTTGTAGCCCTTAAACACCTCATAATCATTGACGGCGATCAGCTCATCCAGTTTCTTGCTAAGATCAACCATTGTCATAAGCTTATTGCGGACTGCTTTCGACTGGACGTAAAGCAAGAACTGCTCGGCCAAGATGTGAAGGGCAAAGAGTTCGCTTTCTTCGAGATAATTCTTTCCGACCTTGGCCTCCTGCACGGTCGGCAAATTCCCATCAAATGTCTGAAGACCCATATTGGAGTGTTTGTGATTGGCGCGATCAAGGATGATCTCTGCCGCCGTCATGGCGCTGACTGCATAGTGAAACTTATCCTTGAGCTGCTGCCGGTTTGATGGACACCAAGATTGGGTGTTTCATACAGCCGGAGGTGGGTCATGCAGAGACGAAGATTCAGTCGAGAGTTCAAGGTCGAGGCGGTCAAGCTTGTCAGGGAGCGCGGAGTATCGGTAGCGCAAGCCGGCCGAGACCTGGGCATTCATGAGAACGTGCTGCGCAAATGGGTCAAGGAGTTCGGCTCCGATCCCGTGCAGGCCTTCCCCGGCCACGGCCAGATGAAACCCGAGCAGCTGGAGATCGAGCGGCTGCGGCGCGAGGTCAACAAGCTGAAGGCGGAGCGGGATATCCTAAAAAAGGCCGCTGCCTACTTCGCGAAGGAAGCGACATGAAGTTCGGCTTCATCGTGAAGCACCGGAACATCTGGCCGGTGGCATGGCTATGCGAAGCAATGGGCGTGTCGCGGTCGGGCTTCCATGCCTGGCTGAATCGATCTCCCAGCGCCAGATCCCGAAGCGACGAAGCGGTCGGCCAGCAGGTGAAGGCCAGCTTCCTTGCCAGCGACCGGACCTACGGTGCACGGCGCGTCTGGCGAGACCTGCTGGCAGACGGCGTCGAATGCGGTCTTCACCGGATCGAGCGGCTGATGCGCCTGCAGGCCTTGCGGGCGCGGCCACGGCGCCGGCGTCTGCCGAAGGACGAAGGCGATCGCCAGGTTGCGAACGTGCCGGCGAACCTTCTCGATCGTCAGTTTGCGGCCGAGCGGCCGAACCAGAAGTGGATCGCCGACTTCACCTACATCTGGACCGCCGAGGGCTGGCTCTACGTGTCGGCTGTGATCGACCTGTTCTCGCGACGGGTGGTCGGCTGGTCGATGAGCGCCGGCATGACAGCCCAGCTGGTTGCGGACGCCCTGTTGATGGCCGTCTGGCGCCGGGGCAAGCCGGATGCCCTGATGCATCACTCGGATCGGGGCAGCCAATACGCCAGCGAACAGTTCCAGCGCCTGATGGCTGACAGCGGCATCGTCTGCAGCATGAGCCGATCCGGCAACGTCTGGGACAACGCGGCGATGGAGAGCTTCTTCTCGTCGCTAAAGACCGAACGCATCGAGCGCAAAACCTACCGTACCAGGAACGAGGCCAGAGCAGATGTGTTCGACTACATCGAGCGGTTCTACAATGCGACCCGACGTCATTCGACGATCGGATACCTCAGCCCTGTTGAGTTCGAGCGCAAGGTGGGATTAGCTTAACCGGGTGTCCATCAAACCGGCAGCAGCTCACCTGCACCACGGCATAGAATGATTTGCAGGTTGGGCTTAATGGATCGTAGTCAACCGATGCCTCCTTGAAGAAATCCCGGATGCTGGCGAACAGGTGCTTTTCTTCTGCCCTGATGGCGCGCAGCCTCTTGGCAAGGCTATCAGCAGCGGCAGGATCAGATCGAAGGCGCTTCTCGTTGAGCGCGTAACCATCTTGAAGGTAACCCTGCAGGATCTCGTTAGCCCAACGGCGAAATTCGACAGCTTCCGGAGATTTTATTCTAAACCCAACCGCTAAGATCAGAGGCAGGCTGTAATGGGCCACCTCGTAGGTTTTGCCGTCTGCCGCAGTTGAGAGGAATTTCCTCTCAACTGAAGAAGACACCAATTCTCCCTCCGAATAGAGGTTTTTGATGTGCTCTCGGATGGTAGCCTTGTCGCGACCATAGAGGTCCGCGATTTGGTTCTGCGTTGCCCACACCGTGGCTACCGTCAGGTCGATGTTGAACGGTATATCTCGGTTGCCGGTCTTGTAATGGACCGACTTCATTTCCATCAAGCGTGCCGTGGCATTGGTGAGGCGAACGGTCTGCTTGGTTTCTTGGACGAGTTTCGTAATCTTCGGCGATTTCATGGTCGCAATTCCTGTGCGGTCTGACCACGAATCGCTGGACATTCTGTCCTGCGGTTGTACAACGACTCTTGTTAAGGGAGGCCGCTGTCGCGAGGTTCGTGGCTTAGGTTTCAAATTTGAAGGACGGTGACCCGCTTGCCAGAGTGGGGCCGTCCTTCGGCTTGTTGGAGCCGATTCGAGACTCCACTGCTAATCTACCCCAATTCGGACCTATCCGGAACTTGTTCCCCTTCCGTTTTCCACTTTATCCTCACCGAAATTCAGGTAGCAGAAACCGCCGTTTGGCCGGTCGCGCCTCGCCGACGATCTGGACCACTT
The genomic region above belongs to Bradyrhizobium sediminis and contains:
- the rhuM gene encoding RhuM family protein; amino-acid sequence: MTAAEIILDRANHKHSNMGLQTFDGNLPTVQEAKVGKNYLEESELFALHILAEQFLLYVQSKAVRNKLMTMVDLSKKLDELIAVNDYEVFKGYKSGVDRQRADEHATEQYARFLVRLRKDDVQPIRKA
- the rhuM gene encoding RhuM family protein; protein product: MKSPKITKLVQETKQTVRLTNATARLMEMKSVHYKTGNRDIPFNIDLTVATVWATQNQIADLYGRDKATIREHIKNLYSEGELVSSSVERKFLSTAADGKTYEVAHYSLPLILAVGFRIKSPEAVEFRRWANEILQGYLQDGYALNEKRLRSDPAAADSLAKRLRAIRAEEKHLFASIRDFFKEASVDYDPLSPTCKSFYAVVQVSCCRFDGHPVKLIPPCARTQQG
- a CDS encoding IS3 family transposase (programmed frameshift) — protein: MQRRRFSREFKVEAVKLVRERGVSVAQAGRDLGIHENVLRKWVKEFGSDPVQAFPGHGQMKPEQLEIERLRREVNKLKAERDIPKKGRCLLREGSDMKFGFIVKHRNIWPVAWLCEAMGVSRSGFHAWLNRSPSARSRSDEAVGQQVKASFLASDRTYGARRVWRDLLADGVECGLHRIERLMRLQALRARPRRRRLPKDEGDRQVANVPANLLDRQFAAERPNQKWIADFTYIWTAEGWLYVSAVIDLFSRRVVGWSMSAGMTAQLVADALLMAVWRRGKPDALMHHSDRGSQYASEQFQRLMADSGIVCSMSRSGNVWDNAAMESFFSSLKTERIERKTYRTRNEARADVFDYIERFYNATRRHSTIGYLSPVEFERKVGLA
- a CDS encoding IS3 family transposase (programmed frameshift), producing MERQRRSFTEEYKRQAVELVASSRRSVTSVAKELGLRDSVLRRWVDKFRQGPTSAAWRPTTQATPMSADQASEIARLRQENERLRMERDILKKSIANLCRNPDMSFRFIEDHRDTYPVRLMCAVLEVSPAGYYAWRDRPVSERTKSNATLLAAIRQVHQDSSGRYGSPRVHTVLRRQGRGASRGRIERMMRRHGIRAIMAPPRRVRTTDSRHDLPIAPNLIARDFTAPAPNRVWLADITYIPTAEGWLYLAAVMDLFSRKIVGWAMRDHMQVELASAALTMAIQQQRPQAGLIHHSDRGVQYASHAYRNTLTAAGITASMSRKADCYDNAPMESFFHTLKTELVHHRNYKTRAEAQRDIFTFIEGFYNRTRLHSAIGYIAPIEMELKAA